The sequence CACCGCCATCCTATAGGCGGAAACGGGCACGGTCAATACGGCCGCCGGGTGCTCGCAAGCCTGTCTGACAGGCAGGAGGCTAGACCCCTTCCGCGAGCATGTCGATGAAGAGCGGGTGATCGTTCACCGCGGGCACCCGATGGTACTCCATGCCCAGATCGAGCGCCTTCCGCCGGGCCTCCACGTCGAGGTCGTAGAGCACCTCAACGTGGTCGCAGACGAAACCGATGGGCACCACGATCACCGCCTTCTCGCCTGCCCGGGCGAGGTCCTCGATCGAATCGCACACGTCGGGTTCGAGCCAGGGATCCCTGGGGTTGCCGCTGCGGCTCTGGTACGCCAGCGCCCAGCGCGCGCTCCCCACGGCCTCGGCCACCCGCCGCGAGGCGTCGGCGAACTGCTCCACGTAGGGGGAAGCGTCGGCCATGGACCGGGGAATGCTGTGGGCGGTAAACACCAGCGGGGCGCCGCGGGACGCCGGCGGCAGCCCTTCGAGTGTGGCGGTGACGCGGCCGGCCACCGCGCGAATGAACAGCGGATGGCCGGCCCAGGGTTCGGCGTACTCGACCACGGGAGCCCGTTGCCCCAGGGCCTCGCGCGCGGCCTCCACGCTGGCGATGTAGCGGTCCCAGGAGGCCTCGGTCCGGAAGGCGGAAAGAACGATGCCGCGCACGCGCCGGCGACCGTCGGCCGCGAGCG is a genomic window of Deltaproteobacteria bacterium containing:
- the hemH gene encoding ferrochelatase, translated to MNRFDAILLIAFGGPENPDEIRPFLERVTEGRGIPPARLEEVARHYEQIGGRSPLNDLTRRQAQGLRERLQRDGRATPVYVGMRNWRPFLDETLEALAADGRRRVRGIVLSAFRTEASWDRYIASVEAAREALGQRAPVVEYAEPWAGHPLFIRAVAGRVTATLEGLPPASRGAPLVFTAHSIPRSMADASPYVEQFADASRRVAEAVGSARWALAYQSRSGNPRDPWLEPDVCDSIEDLARAGEKAVIVVPIGFVCDHVEVLYDLDVEARRKALDLGMEYHRVPAVNDHPLFIDMLAEGV